Proteins found in one Labrenzia sp. VG12 genomic segment:
- the minC gene encoding septum site-determining protein MinC, with protein sequence MKFKGKSFIAIVLSPEPPFTGWLQEIDRIIARSPGFFIDRPIILDVRGSKIPIEELEQLLEELGNRSIRVMGIDGVAGTRLKPGMPPSFSGGRLASDIDVPTPTEAKSEHEETAAAQTAKASETGESVFEGEAEPPAPKGTKAGGNGTPDTPEKPAAPASIASGSSIVITEPVRSGQSILHPDGDVTVIGSVSSGAEVIAGGSIHVYGALRGRALAGVSGKDCARIFCSKLDAELVSINGLYKVADDFESTLRNAPAQIRFENETLVFEELN encoded by the coding sequence ATGAAGTTCAAGGGAAAATCCTTCATTGCCATCGTTCTGAGCCCGGAACCGCCTTTCACGGGGTGGCTTCAGGAGATCGACCGCATCATTGCGCGCTCGCCGGGCTTCTTCATCGACCGGCCGATCATTCTCGACGTGCGCGGCAGCAAGATCCCGATCGAGGAACTCGAGCAGCTGCTGGAGGAACTGGGCAACCGGTCGATCCGGGTCATGGGCATTGACGGCGTTGCCGGCACCCGGCTCAAACCCGGCATGCCGCCAAGTTTTTCCGGTGGCCGGCTTGCGTCCGACATCGACGTGCCGACGCCGACAGAAGCAAAATCGGAACACGAAGAGACCGCCGCGGCGCAGACAGCCAAGGCATCCGAGACCGGTGAGAGTGTGTTTGAAGGTGAGGCTGAACCACCCGCGCCCAAAGGCACGAAAGCCGGCGGCAACGGCACGCCGGACACTCCCGAAAAACCGGCCGCGCCCGCCAGCATTGCCAGCGGATCGTCGATCGTCATCACCGAACCGGTGCGATCCGGACAAAGCATCCTGCACCCGGACGGGGACGTCACCGTGATCGGCTCGGTCAGCTCGGGTGCGGAAGTGATCGCCGGCGGATCGATCCATGTCTACGGCGCGCTGCGCGGCCGGGCACTCGCCGGCGTGTCCGGCAAGGACTGCGCACGCATCTTCTGCTCCAAGCTGGATGCGGAGCTGGTGTCCATCAATGGCCTCTACAAGGTCGCTGACGATTTCGAGAGCACCTTGCGCAACGCGCCTGCGCAGATCCGTTTCGAAAACGAGACCCTGGTCTTTGAAGAACTGAACTAA
- a CDS encoding DMT family transporter, with amino-acid sequence MSATLKGLAAALIAFALFSTHDALIKALGSDYPVFQIIFFSMLFAFVPMMMMMMADKAEANFRPKHPWLVVARAGLAIIAMSCGFYAFTALPLAEVYALLFAMPLLITALSVPLLGETVRAQRWAAVIVGLIGVLIVLRPGVTELSLGHMAALTAAFANSLSTILVRKLGGKERPAVLILYPMILSMAAMSMTLPAVYVPVELVDLGLMAAIGFLSVIAQFCTISAYKAAPAAVVAPLQYSQILWATFFGMLFFSETPDLYVGIGSAVIIASGIFVVWRESRENVSEQTPVLKTANPRFDTGPQVK; translated from the coding sequence ATGTCAGCAACGCTCAAGGGACTTGCCGCAGCGCTCATCGCGTTTGCCCTGTTTTCCACCCATGACGCCCTGATCAAGGCGCTTGGGTCCGACTATCCGGTGTTCCAGATCATCTTCTTTTCCATGCTGTTCGCCTTCGTGCCGATGATGATGATGATGATGGCGGACAAGGCGGAGGCAAATTTCCGACCCAAGCACCCCTGGCTGGTTGTCGCGCGCGCCGGGCTTGCCATCATTGCCATGTCCTGTGGCTTCTATGCCTTCACGGCTCTGCCCCTGGCCGAAGTCTATGCCTTGCTCTTTGCCATGCCGCTTCTGATCACGGCCCTCTCGGTGCCGCTTCTGGGAGAGACTGTGCGGGCGCAACGCTGGGCTGCCGTGATCGTCGGTCTCATCGGCGTTTTAATCGTTTTACGTCCCGGCGTGACGGAGCTCTCTCTCGGCCATATGGCGGCGCTGACGGCTGCCTTTGCCAATTCCCTGTCGACCATTCTGGTGCGCAAGCTCGGCGGCAAGGAACGTCCGGCAGTCCTGATCCTTTATCCGATGATCCTGTCCATGGCGGCCATGTCGATGACCCTGCCGGCGGTCTACGTTCCGGTCGAACTGGTGGACCTTGGCCTGATGGCCGCGATCGGGTTTTTGTCCGTGATCGCCCAGTTCTGCACGATCTCTGCCTACAAGGCCGCTCCGGCCGCCGTTGTCGCACCGCTGCAATACAGCCAGATCCTGTGGGCAACCTTCTTTGGCATGCTGTTCTTCTCCGAAACGCCGGATCTTTATGTCGGCATCGGTTCGGCAGTGATCATCGCCTCGGGCATCTTTGTCGTCTGGCGCGAGAGCCGGGAGAATGTTTCCGAACAGACGCCGGTTCTCAAGACCGCCAACCCGCGCTTCGACACTGGGCCGCAGGTAAAGTAG
- a CDS encoding ABC transporter permease has translation MIRSLSRIGAIFSKELAQLRRDRMTFGMVIMIPLIQLILFGYAINTNVRDIPVAVVDQSQTGLSRILIQIVEATTVVEVTERLSSVEEAEEAIKAARVRAAFILPPDLSQRIARSPSVGLGTPPSTDEETSRPVAQWIVDGSDTMIASAIKSLRSMPLSELNRQAPNRSTPTFEVALFFNPEQRTAINIVPGLVGIILTMTMIMFTSAAIVRERERGNMEMLINTPVRPMELMIGKIIPYIFIGLLQTVIILGLGHVLFNVPFGDKMVDLFIGTLLFIGASLSLGLVLSTIAQSQLQATQMTVFVLLPSILLSGFMFPYEGMPLIAQYIAEAFPATHFMRMIRGFVLRDAGLVELHRDVLWMCGFFVLGLIVAALRFKKRLD, from the coding sequence ATGATCAGATCCCTCTCGCGCATCGGTGCGATCTTCTCCAAGGAACTGGCCCAGCTGCGCCGGGACCGCATGACCTTCGGCATGGTCATCATGATCCCGCTGATCCAGCTGATCCTGTTCGGCTATGCCATCAATACGAATGTGCGCGACATTCCGGTCGCGGTTGTCGACCAGAGCCAGACCGGTCTCAGCCGTATCCTGATCCAGATCGTCGAGGCCACGACCGTGGTTGAGGTCACCGAACGCCTGAGTTCGGTGGAGGAAGCCGAAGAGGCAATCAAGGCGGCTCGGGTCCGGGCGGCGTTCATCCTGCCCCCGGACCTCTCCCAACGCATTGCGCGCTCACCCTCCGTCGGGCTGGGCACACCGCCATCCACGGATGAGGAAACCAGCCGGCCGGTGGCGCAGTGGATCGTTGACGGCTCCGACACGATGATCGCCAGCGCAATCAAGTCCCTGCGCAGCATGCCGCTGTCGGAGCTCAACCGGCAGGCTCCCAACCGCTCGACGCCCACGTTTGAAGTTGCGCTTTTCTTCAATCCGGAACAGCGGACCGCCATCAACATCGTGCCGGGCCTTGTCGGCATCATCCTGACCATGACGATGATCATGTTCACCTCCGCCGCCATTGTCCGCGAGCGCGAGCGCGGCAACATGGAGATGCTGATCAACACGCCGGTCAGGCCGATGGAGCTGATGATCGGCAAGATCATCCCCTATATCTTCATCGGGCTGTTGCAGACCGTCATCATCCTCGGCCTGGGGCATGTGCTCTTCAATGTGCCCTTCGGTGACAAGATGGTGGATCTCTTCATCGGCACCCTGCTCTTCATCGGGGCCAGCCTGTCGCTCGGCCTCGTGCTGTCGACCATTGCCCAGAGCCAGCTGCAGGCGACCCAGATGACGGTCTTCGTTCTGTTGCCGTCGATCCTGCTCTCCGGTTTCATGTTCCCCTACGAAGGCATGCCGCTGATCGCGCAATATATCGCCGAAGCGTTCCCGGCGACGCATTTCATGCGCATGATCCGTGGTTTCGTTCTTCGGGACGCAGGCCTTGTCGAACTGCACCGCGACGTCCTGTGGATGTGCGGTTTCTTCGTGCTGGGGCTGATCGTCGCCGCGCTCCGGTTCAAGAAACGGCTGGACTGA
- a CDS encoding ABC transporter ATP-binding protein, producing the protein MTEPESDIVVRAEGLVKSFKGFRAVDGLDLTIERGMIYGFLGPNGCGKTTAMRMLTGLLTPTEGTVEVLGLSVPKDAETLKYRIGYMTQAFSLYGDLTVRENLDFMATIYGLSSKKRKQRIGEVMERYELSDLGNRFAGKMSGGQRQRLALATAVLHEPQLLFLDEPTSAVDPESRRHFWEQLFDLVDGGTSIVVTTHFMDEAERCHKIAILEAGQKRADGAPKELMAGMGANVVEIEGPNLRDIRRHLLGTDGIMAAAQLGARLRVLVRQDVPDPADFLQKRPETDGATLIEQVRPNLEDVFVTATGEGRQ; encoded by the coding sequence GTGACGGAGCCGGAGAGCGACATTGTCGTGCGGGCCGAGGGCCTGGTGAAAAGCTTCAAGGGCTTCCGCGCCGTCGACGGCCTGGATCTCACCATCGAGCGCGGCATGATCTACGGCTTTCTCGGCCCCAATGGCTGCGGCAAGACCACCGCCATGCGCATGCTGACGGGCTTGCTGACACCGACCGAGGGTACGGTGGAGGTGCTGGGCCTGTCCGTCCCCAAGGATGCGGAGACCCTGAAATACCGGATCGGCTACATGACCCAGGCCTTCTCGCTTTATGGCGACCTGACGGTCCGGGAAAATCTCGATTTCATGGCGACGATCTACGGCCTTTCTTCCAAAAAGCGCAAGCAGCGCATCGGCGAGGTCATGGAACGTTATGAGCTGAGCGACCTGGGCAACCGCTTTGCCGGCAAGATGAGTGGCGGCCAGCGACAGCGACTGGCGCTCGCGACCGCCGTCCTGCACGAACCACAACTGCTCTTTCTGGACGAGCCGACCTCTGCCGTCGATCCGGAATCCCGCCGTCACTTCTGGGAACAGCTGTTCGACCTTGTTGATGGTGGCACGTCGATCGTGGTCACGACCCATTTCATGGACGAAGCGGAACGTTGCCACAAGATCGCGATCCTGGAGGCCGGGCAGAAACGGGCGGACGGCGCGCCGAAAGAGCTGATGGCCGGCATGGGCGCCAATGTGGTCGAAATCGAAGGACCGAACCTGCGCGACATCCGCAGGCATCTGCTGGGCACGGACGGCATCATGGCCGCGGCCCAGTTGGGGGCGAGGCTGCGCGTTCTGGTCAGGCAGGACGTTCCCGATCCGGCCGATTTTCTTCAAAAACGGCCGGAAACAGACGGTGCGACACTGATCGAACAGGTCCGGCCGAACCTGGAAGATGTCTTCGTGACGGCAACGGGAGAAGGACGGCAATGA
- a CDS encoding HlyD family secretion protein, which produces MSSPLARLAASGLACLLLAACFGEDGNVALGNLERDRVALTATASEVLIALPVAQGTFVEKGTVLAQLDPAEQQAVVNQARAEVQKAKANLLKLENGSREEDIAKARASVAGAKAELVDAEASFKRYQDLTERGTTSQAQFDSARASRDAALASLDSSEQQLKELVIGTRPEDLDIARAELAAAEASLATQEKVLQDLTITASRDGVLDNLPWNLGERVTVGSPVAVMLAGEAPYARVYVPEPHRVKINEGDTLQVKVDGLDKPIEGSVRWISSEPSFTPYYALNQSERARLMYVAEVQLPDSAKDLPNGVPAQVVLP; this is translated from the coding sequence ATGTCTTCGCCCCTCGCCCGCCTTGCCGCTTCCGGTCTTGCCTGCCTTCTACTTGCCGCGTGTTTTGGCGAGGACGGCAATGTGGCGCTCGGCAATCTCGAGCGGGACCGGGTGGCGTTGACGGCAACGGCAAGCGAAGTGCTGATCGCGCTGCCCGTTGCCCAGGGAACATTTGTCGAAAAAGGGACCGTGCTGGCGCAGCTCGACCCGGCCGAACAGCAGGCCGTCGTCAACCAGGCGCGCGCGGAAGTGCAAAAGGCAAAAGCCAACCTTCTGAAACTGGAAAACGGCTCCCGGGAAGAAGATATCGCCAAGGCCCGCGCCAGCGTTGCCGGCGCCAAGGCCGAACTGGTCGACGCGGAAGCCAGCTTCAAGCGCTACCAGGACCTGACAGAGCGCGGCACTACGAGCCAGGCCCAGTTCGACAGTGCCCGAGCGAGCCGGGATGCGGCGCTGGCCAGCCTGGACAGCTCCGAACAGCAACTGAAGGAACTTGTCATCGGCACGCGCCCGGAGGATCTGGACATCGCCCGGGCGGAACTGGCCGCTGCCGAAGCCAGCCTTGCCACCCAGGAAAAGGTGCTCCAGGACCTGACCATCACCGCCTCGCGTGACGGCGTGCTCGACAACCTGCCCTGGAACCTCGGTGAACGGGTCACGGTCGGCAGCCCGGTCGCAGTCATGCTGGCGGGCGAAGCGCCCTATGCCAGGGTCTATGTGCCCGAACCGCACAGGGTGAAGATCAACGAAGGCGACACACTTCAGGTCAAGGTGGACGGGCTGGACAAGCCCATCGAGGGTTCCGTGCGCTGGATCAGTTCCGAGCCGTCCTTTACGCCCTATTACGCCCTCAACCAGTCCGAACGGGCCCGGTTGATGTATGTGGCGGAGGTCCAGCTGCCGGACAGCGCCAAGGACCTGCCCAATGGCGTTCCGGCCCAGGTTGTGCTGCCGTGA
- a CDS encoding ParA family protein, with amino-acid sequence MPVISFANAKGGAGKTTAALLLATEVAARGKRVTIFDADPQKWISKWAELPRTCPGISVVSEVSPASITEQVTYAAEHSDYVIVDLEGTENLIVANALSVSDLVVVPIQGSSMDARGGAKILSLIKKLEKIVRHDIKHCVVLTRTNAAVTTRAMKAVQDFLSAQNIDVLMTPIVERAAFRDMMEFGGGLADLDPKLVSGVAKARENAGLYAAELLERAITVPKKRWYNIFKRAS; translated from the coding sequence ATGCCAGTCATTTCCTTCGCAAACGCAAAGGGCGGCGCCGGAAAGACCACCGCCGCACTGCTGCTGGCGACAGAAGTCGCGGCACGGGGAAAACGTGTCACCATCTTTGATGCGGATCCGCAAAAATGGATCTCCAAGTGGGCCGAGCTTCCCAGGACCTGTCCGGGCATCAGCGTTGTCAGCGAAGTGTCGCCGGCCTCGATCACCGAACAGGTCACCTACGCGGCTGAACACTCCGACTACGTGATCGTCGATCTGGAAGGCACGGAAAACCTGATCGTTGCCAACGCGCTCTCGGTATCGGACCTGGTGGTGGTGCCGATCCAGGGATCGTCCATGGATGCCCGCGGCGGCGCCAAGATCCTCTCCCTGATCAAGAAGCTGGAAAAGATCGTCCGGCACGACATCAAGCACTGTGTGGTGCTGACCCGCACCAATGCGGCCGTGACCACCCGCGCCATGAAGGCCGTGCAGGACTTCCTGTCGGCGCAGAACATCGATGTCCTGATGACCCCGATTGTCGAACGGGCCGCCTTCCGCGACATGATGGAATTCGGCGGAGGCCTCGCCGATCTCGATCCGAAACTTGTCAGCGGCGTTGCCAAGGCCCGCGAAAACGCCGGTCTCTATGCCGCCGAGCTTCTGGAGCGGGCCATCACCGTGCCGAAAAAGCGCTGGTACAACATCTTCAAGCGGGCAAGCTGA
- a CDS encoding alpha/beta hydrolase, whose product MLHRIIKARHAQALGALLLGAVIAVGGSAGLAQAEALKPYKDRLFRYKKIHETLYGGDFLVVEYSKQRDLRDRDEVDERRVYGNYVSYKPKRSRGSGELQANGRTINYMGTGKWKGGAKAIVIYIHGQGGNRFQGMNDVSFGGNFNRIQNLMVRNGGAYLTVDIKNFGKSGTADVAALIQYQKQLSPGAKVVVACGSMGGIICWNLVKNGNYASLINGIMLLGSPKDPNFLNSSALRRNVPIYMGQGTLDRVYNWEDQANFYKQIKNRAPNYPIRFTLFDTGTHGTPIRMTDWRLVLNWMLG is encoded by the coding sequence ATGCTGCACAGGATCATCAAGGCCCGCCATGCACAGGCCCTCGGTGCCCTGCTGCTTGGTGCTGTCATTGCAGTTGGCGGAAGCGCCGGACTGGCGCAGGCAGAGGCGCTGAAACCCTACAAGGACCGGCTGTTTCGCTACAAGAAGATCCACGAGACGCTTTATGGCGGCGATTTCCTGGTGGTGGAATACTCAAAGCAGCGGGACCTGCGCGACCGCGACGAGGTCGACGAGCGCCGGGTCTATGGCAATTACGTCTCCTACAAACCGAAGCGCAGCCGGGGCAGCGGCGAGTTGCAGGCCAATGGCCGTACCATCAACTACATGGGCACCGGCAAGTGGAAGGGTGGGGCAAAAGCCATCGTCATCTATATCCATGGCCAGGGCGGCAACCGCTTCCAGGGCATGAACGACGTTTCCTTTGGCGGCAATTTCAATCGCATCCAGAACCTGATGGTCCGCAATGGCGGTGCATATCTGACCGTCGATATCAAGAATTTCGGCAAGTCCGGCACGGCGGATGTCGCGGCGCTGATCCAGTATCAGAAGCAGCTCTCGCCTGGCGCCAAGGTGGTGGTGGCCTGCGGGTCCATGGGTGGCATCATCTGCTGGAACCTGGTCAAGAACGGCAATTACGCCAGCCTGATCAACGGCATCATGCTGCTCGGTTCGCCAAAGGATCCGAATTTCCTCAATTCCAGCGCTCTGCGCCGCAATGTACCGATCTATATGGGCCAGGGCACGCTCGACCGGGTCTACAATTGGGAAGACCAGGCAAATTTCTACAAGCAGATCAAGAACCGCGCGCCCAACTACCCGATCAGGTTCACCCTGTTCGACACCGGCACCCACGGCACCCCGATCCGCATGACCGACTGGCGGCTGGTGCTGAACTGGATGTTGGGGTGA
- a CDS encoding serine hydrolase codes for MRILKALFLTASAGLGGLAVAYASGLFEPLQAAYPRAVWPALGSFQTISGQPEPLHYASALAPLNPRGQDLFEDAGSHALLVLRGDRIVLETYADGYGPHTRFNSYSLIKSVVGALVLQAVSEGRIASLDDPVSAYLPGFGSERFGQQSVRSFLEMRSGLDFEQESADKQDRLVTYNPFGRLARLHAGGLGSVEDELQVRSDRVGQFAYQNVNTAVLGHLLEKVHGRPLDHLFVERVWLPAGAARADWLRHGEEGSVTAYCCLYATASDWLKVGRFLAQNGTPERPFLSEELWNLYFGTRLSPKARTKGAYGTHIRHNVLDRKGEALQGSFSYMMGQGGQIVYMMPDKDLVVVRFGDRHSLLHSTLYSVWNSL; via the coding sequence ATGCGAATTCTGAAAGCCCTGTTTCTGACGGCCAGCGCTGGCCTGGGTGGCTTGGCGGTGGCCTATGCCAGTGGCCTGTTCGAGCCGCTGCAGGCGGCCTATCCGCGGGCGGTCTGGCCGGCGCTCGGGTCGTTTCAAACGATCTCGGGCCAACCGGAACCGCTGCACTACGCTTCGGCCCTGGCACCACTGAACCCGCGCGGGCAGGACCTGTTCGAAGACGCCGGCAGCCACGCCCTTCTGGTGTTGCGCGGCGACCGTATCGTGCTGGAAACCTATGCGGATGGTTATGGCCCGCACACGCGCTTCAACTCCTATTCGCTGATCAAGAGCGTTGTCGGCGCACTTGTGCTTCAGGCCGTGTCCGAGGGCAGGATTGCGAGCCTTGACGATCCGGTCAGCGCCTACCTGCCGGGTTTCGGTTCCGAGCGCTTCGGGCAGCAGAGTGTGCGCAGCTTTCTGGAAATGCGCAGCGGTCTCGATTTTGAACAGGAAAGCGCCGACAAGCAGGACCGGCTGGTGACCTACAATCCGTTTGGCAGGCTGGCGCGGCTGCACGCAGGAGGCCTTGGGTCGGTTGAGGACGAATTGCAGGTCCGCTCCGACCGGGTCGGGCAATTCGCCTACCAGAATGTCAACACGGCCGTGTTGGGGCATCTTCTTGAAAAGGTTCATGGCAGGCCGCTTGATCATTTATTTGTCGAGCGTGTCTGGCTGCCCGCAGGAGCTGCCCGGGCAGACTGGCTGCGCCACGGCGAAGAGGGGAGTGTCACCGCCTATTGCTGCCTCTATGCCACTGCGAGCGACTGGCTCAAGGTGGGCAGATTTCTGGCGCAAAACGGAACCCCGGAGCGCCCTTTCCTGTCGGAGGAGCTCTGGAACCTCTATTTCGGCACCAGACTTTCACCGAAGGCCCGCACCAAAGGGGCTTATGGGACGCATATCCGCCACAACGTCCTCGACCGCAAGGGCGAAGCGTTGCAAGGCAGCTTTTCCTACATGATGGGGCAGGGCGGGCAGATCGTTTACATGATGCCCGACAAGGATTTGGTCGTTGTCCGCTTCGGCGACCGGCACTCGCTGCTGCATTCAACGCTCTATTCGGTCTGGAACTCTCTTTAG
- a CDS encoding LysR family transcriptional regulator, whose product MNWQTITFDWNQARAFLVTAEEGSLSAAARALNLTQPTLSRQVAALEETLGVTLFERVAKSLILTDAGLELVEHVRAMGEAASRVSLAASGKAQQVEGLVTVSTTDLTAAHILPDILRDLRDLAPRIEVKLLCTNSLSDLRRREADIAIRHVSPDHPDLYARKLRDAPARIYGARSYVEQFGRPLALDDTKSLDFVGYDNNEELVGYLRAFGLDVSEGNIRLGSPNGVVAWELVRQGFGLSIMADEIAERFPEIVPAFAGVKPVTFPIWLVTHRELHTSRRIRVVFDHLAEGLLRLRPRRTYD is encoded by the coding sequence ATGAATTGGCAGACGATCACCTTTGACTGGAACCAGGCTCGCGCCTTTCTCGTAACCGCCGAGGAAGGCTCCCTGTCGGCAGCAGCCCGAGCCCTCAATCTGACACAGCCCACCTTGAGCCGTCAGGTCGCGGCCCTGGAAGAAACCCTCGGTGTGACCCTGTTCGAACGGGTCGCGAAGTCGCTGATCCTGACCGATGCCGGGCTGGAACTGGTCGAACATGTGCGGGCCATGGGAGAAGCGGCCAGCCGCGTGTCACTGGCCGCCTCCGGCAAGGCGCAACAGGTCGAGGGCCTGGTGACGGTGTCGACCACGGATCTGACGGCCGCACATATCCTGCCCGATATCTTAAGGGACCTGCGCGACCTGGCGCCCCGCATCGAGGTCAAGCTCCTGTGCACCAACAGTCTCAGCGACCTGCGCCGCCGGGAAGCCGATATCGCCATTCGCCACGTCTCTCCCGACCACCCGGATCTTTACGCCCGCAAGCTGCGCGACGCGCCTGCACGGATCTATGGCGCCCGGTCGTATGTCGAACAGTTCGGCCGGCCGCTGGCCCTGGATGATACCAAGAGCCTCGACTTTGTCGGCTATGACAACAACGAGGAACTGGTCGGCTACCTGCGCGCGTTTGGCCTGGATGTCAGCGAAGGCAACATCCGGCTGGGCTCTCCCAACGGGGTGGTCGCCTGGGAGCTGGTCCGGCAGGGCTTCGGCCTGTCGATCATGGCCGACGAAATCGCCGAGCGGTTCCCGGAAATCGTGCCTGCCTTTGCCGGCGTCAAGCCGGTCACGTTCCCGATCTGGCTGGTCACGCACCGCGAACTCCACACCAGCCGGCGCATTCGCGTGGTGTTCGATCATCTGGCGGAGGGGCTGCTCAGGCTCAGGCCGCGCAGGACCTATGACTGA
- a CDS encoding class I SAM-dependent methyltransferase: MTLETHKPKIPVYERWFGTWQISVNRRGFSADDLRQAYDDQAPMWTGKLMKLGFLEAYRKVMAEFTEGDDLVGGTPFRVLDCGVGTGALSAAFAHEVAQPFDLSAVDISPSMLSEARRNLSDLNLRFDGQIADMHSLPFETDSFDRVICAHTVEHLGSPKAAISEMCRVLRPGGKLLLVVTRKSALGAYIHLKWRTQRLDPEVVKTWLEQCGLKDLEELPVGTGAWTRLWSTAIAGRKNEAASIALQDNSAAPFRRTA, from the coding sequence ATGACGTTGGAAACTCACAAGCCGAAGATACCCGTCTATGAGCGCTGGTTCGGTACCTGGCAGATTTCCGTCAACCGGCGCGGGTTTTCGGCGGACGATCTTCGCCAGGCCTATGATGATCAGGCCCCCATGTGGACCGGCAAGCTGATGAAACTTGGCTTTCTGGAGGCATACCGGAAGGTCATGGCCGAGTTCACAGAGGGGGATGACCTGGTTGGCGGCACGCCGTTTCGTGTGCTGGATTGCGGGGTTGGAACCGGAGCCTTGTCCGCAGCTTTTGCGCATGAGGTGGCACAGCCGTTTGATCTGTCGGCCGTGGATATTTCGCCAAGCATGCTGTCTGAAGCGCGCAGGAACCTGTCGGACCTCAATCTGCGTTTTGACGGGCAGATTGCCGACATGCACAGCCTGCCCTTTGAGACAGACAGTTTTGATCGGGTCATTTGTGCACACACGGTCGAGCATCTTGGCTCTCCGAAGGCAGCGATCAGCGAAATGTGCCGTGTGCTCCGGCCGGGCGGCAAGCTGCTTCTGGTGGTAACGCGCAAATCGGCGCTTGGAGCCTACATTCACCTCAAGTGGCGCACGCAGCGTCTGGACCCGGAGGTGGTCAAGACTTGGCTGGAACAGTGCGGCCTGAAAGACCTTGAAGAATTGCCGGTCGGGACCGGAGCCTGGACACGGCTCTGGAGCACGGCGATTGCCGGGAGGAAAAACGAAGCAGCGTCAATTGCGCTGCAAGACAACTCAGCTGCGCCGTTTCGACGAACAGCATGA
- a CDS encoding class I SAM-dependent methyltransferase, whose amino-acid sequence MAITWTNDMTPSTRFWDKAARKYAASKIKDQAAYEKTLERTTEHLGPEDHVLELGAGTGSTALLLAKNVKSFLSTDFAPGMIEIANEKLAAERNSGVAHEGLSFLTADAFDERVQLPEEQGAGYDAILAFNFFHLVENPDDLLARVRDLLRPGGLYISKTVCLKDRAWLFGPMIKVMQLFGKAPYVSMFSFEDVEEKIRRAGFEIIETGTYPEPRSRFVVARKA is encoded by the coding sequence ATGGCCATCACATGGACGAATGACATGACACCTTCGACAAGGTTCTGGGACAAGGCAGCCCGCAAATATGCGGCGTCAAAGATCAAGGATCAGGCCGCATACGAGAAAACGCTCGAGCGGACCACGGAACACCTGGGGCCGGAAGACCACGTTCTGGAGCTTGGGGCCGGCACCGGGTCGACCGCCCTTCTTCTGGCAAAGAACGTGAAGTCGTTCCTCTCCACGGATTTCGCACCGGGCATGATCGAGATCGCCAACGAGAAGCTGGCGGCCGAGAGAAACAGCGGTGTTGCCCATGAGGGGCTCAGCTTCCTGACGGCGGACGCATTCGATGAACGCGTTCAACTGCCCGAGGAACAGGGCGCAGGCTATGATGCGATCCTGGCCTTCAACTTCTTCCACCTGGTGGAGAACCCGGACGACCTGCTGGCGCGTGTCCGTGATCTGTTGAGACCGGGCGGCCTCTACATTTCCAAGACGGTTTGCCTGAAGGACCGTGCCTGGCTGTTCGGTCCCATGATCAAGGTTATGCAGCTCTTCGGCAAGGCGCCCTATGTGAGCATGTTCTCGTTCGAGGACGTTGAAGAAAAGATCCGCCGTGCCGGGTTCGAGATCATAGAAACGGGAACCTACCCGGAACCGCGCAGCCGTTTCGTGGTTGCCCGAAAAGCCTGA